A region from the Triticum aestivum cultivar Chinese Spring chromosome 3D, IWGSC CS RefSeq v2.1, whole genome shotgun sequence genome encodes:
- the LOC123074906 gene encoding protein LURP-one-related 8-like, whose product MAKVHPNMAPAPGAVGEAPCAPASSAEGPTTLTVWRKSLLFDCKGFTVFDATGNLAYRVDSYASESGDEVVLMDAAGRPAFTVRRKRFSLQGEQWLVFSGEETRRPVYTVRRSGRGKTLAHVTACAGAGAGPSYDYEVEGSYARRSCVVYDGERRAVAEIRPKEVVGTDVFRLVVQPGVGVSLAMAVVVALEQMFARPSLLRSWSTVD is encoded by the coding sequence ATGGCGAAGGTTCACCCCAACATGGCGCCCGCGCCGGGCGCCGTCGGCGAGGCGCCGTGCGCGCCGGCCAGCTCCGCGGAGGGGCCGACGACGCTGACGGTGTGGCGCAAGTCGCTGCTGTTCGACTGCAAGGGGTTCACGGTGTTCGACGCCACGGGCAACCTGGCCTACCGCGTCGACAGCTACGCGTCCGAGAGCGGTGACGAGGTCGTCCTCATGGACGCCGCCGGCCGCCCCGCCTTCACCGTCCGCCGCAAGCGGTTCAGCCTCCAGGGTGAGCAGTGGCTCGTCTTCTCCGGCGAGGAGACGCGGCGACCCGTGTACACCGTCAGGCGTAGCGGGCGCGGCAAGACGTTGGCGCACGTGACGGCGTGCGCGGGCGCCGGCGCCGGGCCGTCGTACGACTACGAGGTGGAGGGCTCGTACGCGCGGCGGAGCTGCGTGGTTTACGACGGCGAGAGGCGCGCGGTGGCGGAGATCAGGCCCAAGGAGGTGGTCGGGACCGACGTTTTCCGGCTGGTGGTGCAGCCCGGCGTGGGCGTGTCGCTCGCCATGGCCGTGGTGGTGGCGCTCGAGCAGATGTTCGCCAGGCCGTCGCTGCTCAGGAGCTGGTCCACCGTAGATTAG